A stretch of the Nematostella vectensis chromosome 1, jaNemVect1.1, whole genome shotgun sequence genome encodes the following:
- the LOC125562969 gene encoding uncharacterized protein K02A2.6-like — MMLILIQYDIEVVYKKGKGMYIADTLSRAYLPDYTEHKDSFAKIHAVGHLRIREERIRQLKKATEMNDTLQTLKSVILKGWPDSRQELPTQVTPYFSYRDELTLHDGLIFKGERVIVPESMRKEIKDHLHISHLGGESMLRRARECIFWSGMSAEIKQLASVCDACQTFAKAQQKETLITIEAKAPWGIVGVDLFSWNNKDYLLAVDYFSGYWEVDLLKKSNSPAVIRKLKQHISRFGVPVQLVSDGGPQFDAK, encoded by the coding sequence ATGATGCTTATACTTATACAGTATGACATTGAAGTTGTATATAAGAAGGGCAAGGGCATGTACATAGCTGATACTTTATCTCGTGCATACTTGCCAGATTATACTGAACACAAGGATAGTTTTGCTAAGATTCATGCTGTTGGTCACCTAAGAATTAGAGAAGAAAGGATTAGACAGCTAAAGAAAGCCACTGAAATGAATGATACTCTGCAAACTCTGAAATCAGTCATTCTTAAAGGATGGCCAGACTCGAGACAGGAACTGCCTACTCAGGTTACACCATACTTTTCATATAGAGATGAACTGACCTTACATGATGGATTGATCTTTAAGGGAGAACGAGTCATCGTTCCTGAGAGCATGCGTAAGGAGATCAAAGACCATCTTCACATATCACATCTTGGAGGTGAGAGTATGTTAAGACGTGCACGTGAATGCATATTTTGGTCTGGTATGTCTGCAGAAATCAAACAGCTAGCAAGTGTTTGTGATGCCTGTCAAACATTTGCTAAAGCTCAACAGAAAGAAACACTCATAACTATAGAAGCTAAAGCACCATGGGGAATTGTTGGTGTTGATTTATTCTCATGGAACAACAAAGACTACCTACTGGCAGTTGATTATTTTAGTGGATACTGGGAAGTTGACCTTCTTAAGAAATCTAACTCCCCTGCAGTGATTAGGAAACTGAAACAACACATCTCAAGATTTGGTGTTCCTGTACAACTAGTCAGTGATGGAGGGCCTCAGTTTGATGCCAAATAG